A single Drosophila ananassae strain 14024-0371.13 chromosome 3L, ASM1763931v2, whole genome shotgun sequence DNA region contains:
- the LOC6496179 gene encoding death-associated inhibitor of apoptosis 2 isoform X1, protein MTEPRLELESVRLTTFGEWPLNAPVSAEDLVVNGFFATGNWLEAECNWCHVRIDRWEYGDQVAERHRRCSPICSMVLAPNHCGNVPRGQESDQEGNNVVDSPQCACPDLLLEANRLETFKNWPNPNITPQALAKAGFYYLNRLDHVKCVWCNGVIAKWEKNDNAFDEHRRFFPHCPRVQMGPLIEFATGKNLDELGIQPTSQPQRPKYACIDARLRTFSDWPIANIQPADALAQAGLYYQKIGDQVRCFHCNIGLRSWQKEDEPWHEHAKWSPKCQFVLLAKGPTYVQEVREAAAASARSPEATAPAPLLQAEVLMDEAPAKEALALGIDGGVVRNAIQRKLSSSGCAFATLDELLHAIFDEAGAEAALEVREPPEPSAPFAPDSCQATTSKAASINSDSAPAVPQAPVPVSVQEVTSLAEQMQQTSMAAPNGNLSLEEENRQLKDARLCKVCLDEEVGVVFLPCGHLATCNQCAPSVANCPMCRADIKGFVRTFLS, encoded by the exons ATGACGGAGCCTCGCCTGGAGTTGGAGAGCGTACGCCTGACCACCTTCGGGGAATGGCCATTAAACGCCCCAGTTTCCGCGGAGGACTTGGTTGTCAACGGATTCTTCGCCACTGGCAATTGGCTGGAAGCCGAGTGCAACTGGTGCCACGTGCGCATCGACCGGTGGGAGTACGGCGATCAGGTGGCGGAGCGCCATCGTCGCTGCTCCCCCATCTGCTCAATGGTACTGGCCCCCAATCACTGCGGAAACGTGCCTCGGGGTCAAGAGAGCGACCAGGAGGGCAACAATGTCGTGGACAGTCCCCAGTGTGCCTGCCCCGACTTGCTGTTGGAGGCAAACCGCTTAGAGACCTTCAAGAACTGGCCA AATCCCAATATTACACCCCAGGCCTTGGCAAAAGCTGGCTTCTACTACCTAAACCGACTGGATCATGTGAAATGCGTCTGGTGCAACGGAGTGATTGCCAAGTGggaaaaaaatgataatgcGTTCGACGAACACCGACGCTTTTTCCCCCACTGTCCTCGGGTGCAGATGGGACCACTTATAGAATTCGCTACAGGAAAGAATTTGGATGAGTTGGGGATCCAGCCCACTAGCCAGCCCCAGCGTCCAAAGTACGCTTGCATTGATGCCCGACTGAGGACATTTTCAGACTGGCCCATTGCGAATATTCAACCGGCGGATGCACTAGCCCAGGCTGGACTGTACTACCAGAAAATAGGCGACCAGGTTCGCTGTTTCCACTGCAATATCGGCCTGCGTTCCTGGCAAAAGGAGGACGAGCCATGGCACGAGCACGCCAAGTGGTCGCCCAAGTGCCAATTCGTTTTGTTGGCCAAAGGTCCCACCTATGTGCAGGAAGTGCGAGAGGCAGCAGCGGCTAGTGCCAGATCTCCAGAAGCTACGGCTCCTGCTCCCTTGCTCCAGGCAGAGGTCCTAATGGACGAAGCACCGGCTAAGGAAGCCTTGGCCTTGGGTATTGATGGTGGAGTGGTCCGCAACGCCATACAGCGAAAGCTTTCCAGCTCAGGCTGCGCCTTCGCCACTCTGGACGAGCTGCTTCATGCAATTTTCGACGAAGCAGGCGCCGAAGCTGCTCTAGAGGTTAGGGAGCCGCCAGAACCCAGTGCGCCCTTTGCGCCGGATAGCTGCCAAGCCACCACCAGCAAGGCAGCATCTATAAACTCCGATTCCGCACCAGCAGTGCCACAGGCTCCTGTCCCCGTGTCCGTGCAGGAAGTAACAAGCCTAGCGGAGCAAATGCAACAAACATCAATGGCCGCGCCAAATGGAAACTTGTCGTTGGAAGAGGAAAATCGCCAGCTGAAGGACGCGCGACTCTGTAAAGTGTGCCTGGACGAGGAGGTTGGTGTAGTGTTTCTGCCTTGTGGACACTTGG CTACATGTAATCAATGCGCCCCCAGCGTAGCCAATTGTCCCATGTGTCGGGCAGACATTAAAGGATTTGTACGCACTTTCCTATCGTAA
- the LOC6496179 gene encoding death-associated inhibitor of apoptosis 2 isoform X2, which yields MTEPRLELESVRLTTFGEWPLNAPVSAEDLVVNGFFATGNWLEAECNWCHVRIDRWEYGDQVAERHRRCSPICSMVLAPNHCGNVPRGQESDQEGNNWPNPNITPQALAKAGFYYLNRLDHVKCVWCNGVIAKWEKNDNAFDEHRRFFPHCPRVQMGPLIEFATGKNLDELGIQPTSQPQRPKYACIDARLRTFSDWPIANIQPADALAQAGLYYQKIGDQVRCFHCNIGLRSWQKEDEPWHEHAKWSPKCQFVLLAKGPTYVQEVREAAAASARSPEATAPAPLLQAEVLMDEAPAKEALALGIDGGVVRNAIQRKLSSSGCAFATLDELLHAIFDEAGAEAALEVREPPEPSAPFAPDSCQATTSKAASINSDSAPAVPQAPVPVSVQEVTSLAEQMQQTSMAAPNGNLSLEEENRQLKDARLCKVCLDEEVGVVFLPCGHLATCNQCAPSVANCPMCRADIKGFVRTFLS from the exons ATGACGGAGCCTCGCCTGGAGTTGGAGAGCGTACGCCTGACCACCTTCGGGGAATGGCCATTAAACGCCCCAGTTTCCGCGGAGGACTTGGTTGTCAACGGATTCTTCGCCACTGGCAATTGGCTGGAAGCCGAGTGCAACTGGTGCCACGTGCGCATCGACCGGTGGGAGTACGGCGATCAGGTGGCGGAGCGCCATCGTCGCTGCTCCCCCATCTGCTCAATGGTACTGGCCCCCAATCACTGCGGAAACGTGCCTCGGGGTCAAGAGAGCGACCAGGAGGGCAAC AACTGGCCA AATCCCAATATTACACCCCAGGCCTTGGCAAAAGCTGGCTTCTACTACCTAAACCGACTGGATCATGTGAAATGCGTCTGGTGCAACGGAGTGATTGCCAAGTGggaaaaaaatgataatgcGTTCGACGAACACCGACGCTTTTTCCCCCACTGTCCTCGGGTGCAGATGGGACCACTTATAGAATTCGCTACAGGAAAGAATTTGGATGAGTTGGGGATCCAGCCCACTAGCCAGCCCCAGCGTCCAAAGTACGCTTGCATTGATGCCCGACTGAGGACATTTTCAGACTGGCCCATTGCGAATATTCAACCGGCGGATGCACTAGCCCAGGCTGGACTGTACTACCAGAAAATAGGCGACCAGGTTCGCTGTTTCCACTGCAATATCGGCCTGCGTTCCTGGCAAAAGGAGGACGAGCCATGGCACGAGCACGCCAAGTGGTCGCCCAAGTGCCAATTCGTTTTGTTGGCCAAAGGTCCCACCTATGTGCAGGAAGTGCGAGAGGCAGCAGCGGCTAGTGCCAGATCTCCAGAAGCTACGGCTCCTGCTCCCTTGCTCCAGGCAGAGGTCCTAATGGACGAAGCACCGGCTAAGGAAGCCTTGGCCTTGGGTATTGATGGTGGAGTGGTCCGCAACGCCATACAGCGAAAGCTTTCCAGCTCAGGCTGCGCCTTCGCCACTCTGGACGAGCTGCTTCATGCAATTTTCGACGAAGCAGGCGCCGAAGCTGCTCTAGAGGTTAGGGAGCCGCCAGAACCCAGTGCGCCCTTTGCGCCGGATAGCTGCCAAGCCACCACCAGCAAGGCAGCATCTATAAACTCCGATTCCGCACCAGCAGTGCCACAGGCTCCTGTCCCCGTGTCCGTGCAGGAAGTAACAAGCCTAGCGGAGCAAATGCAACAAACATCAATGGCCGCGCCAAATGGAAACTTGTCGTTGGAAGAGGAAAATCGCCAGCTGAAGGACGCGCGACTCTGTAAAGTGTGCCTGGACGAGGAGGTTGGTGTAGTGTTTCTGCCTTGTGGACACTTGG CTACATGTAATCAATGCGCCCCCAGCGTAGCCAATTGTCCCATGTGTCGGGCAGACATTAAAGGATTTGTACGCACTTTCCTATCGTAA